The following are encoded in a window of Arcobacter arenosus genomic DNA:
- a CDS encoding response regulator transcription factor, protein MKILIIEDDEKIVNFLKKGLQEESYSVDYSLNGDEGIYLASVNTYDLILLDIMIPIKDGIEVCKTLREEKINTPIIMLTAKDSIEDKVKGLDIGANDYISKPFSFSELLARIRVQLRNSNNLVSTTLQIADLKLDLLKKTVTRNEDKIILTAKEFSLLEFLIRNQNKVLSETVISESLSSLDDDNISNIINVYIYRLRNKIDKPYEKKLIKTIRGMGFKISDE, encoded by the coding sequence GTGAAAATACTTATAATTGAAGATGATGAGAAGATAGTAAATTTTTTAAAAAAAGGTTTACAAGAAGAATCATATAGTGTTGATTATTCATTAAATGGTGATGAGGGAATTTATCTAGCAAGTGTTAACACTTACGATTTAATTTTACTTGATATTATGATTCCTATTAAAGATGGAATTGAAGTTTGTAAAACCCTAAGGGAAGAGAAAATCAATACTCCAATTATTATGTTAACGGCAAAGGATAGTATTGAAGATAAGGTAAAGGGCTTAGATATTGGAGCAAATGACTATATCTCAAAACCTTTTTCTTTTAGTGAATTACTTGCAAGGATTAGAGTTCAATTAAGAAATAGTAATAATCTAGTTTCAACAACACTTCAAATAGCTGATTTAAAATTAGATTTATTAAAAAAAACAGTAACTAGAAATGAAGATAAAATTATTCTAACTGCAAAAGAGTTTTCATTATTAGAATTTTTAATAAGAAACCAAAATAAAGTTTTATCTGAAACAGTAATAAGTGAATCCCTAAGTAGTTTAGATGATGATAATATAAGCAATATTATAAATGTTTATATTTATAGACTAAGAAATAAAATCGACAAACCCTATGAAAAAAAACTTATAAAAACAATTAGAGGAATGGGATTTAAAATAAGTGATGAATAA
- a CDS encoding sensor histidine kinase, with product MNNLSIKKKLLIYNILIQIIILGVFSFSLYKTLEISSLDKIKSTLKIVLLDVVDDIIDHKDDLTKDIFHEEIEYKFKPLFIRLLQVDEKVTKINGTKFPDIFKYDINKLHSLKKDIIYFERNDTYVLSKMKITLDEKTYVVEVATDYRVLNSTFENLFYILIFIVPIILIFSIIGGYFLIHKSFLPIENILVSLKDISAKDLSKRLEINNNKKDEIDLLRQEINNLLSRLDNSFEKISQFSSDASHELKTPLTIIRGEIEIALRKDRDKDDYKKTLSTCLDEILSIQETVNDLLFLAKNEFSTENIDTVIYLDEIAIDSKKELENFAKTKDIQLILEINEPHEIKGEAKLLKIALKNIIKNAIIFSHDKSKVLIKNYILNDKIIIEVEDFGIGIDKNNLKMIFEKFYRVDKSRNKHSGGTGLGLSISEKIISLHNGKIEVESTENKGTKFKLLFHR from the coding sequence ATGAATAATTTATCTATCAAAAAAAAACTATTAATATATAATATTCTAATACAAATTATCATCCTTGGAGTCTTTTCTTTCTCTTTATATAAGACATTAGAAATTTCTAGTTTAGATAAAATCAAATCTACTCTTAAAATTGTTCTCTTAGATGTAGTTGATGATATTATTGACCATAAAGATGATTTGACCAAAGATATATTCCATGAAGAGATAGAATATAAATTTAAACCTTTATTTATTAGACTTCTTCAAGTAGATGAAAAAGTTACTAAAATAAATGGTACTAAATTTCCTGATATTTTTAAATATGATATAAATAAACTTCATAGTTTAAAAAAAGATATTATCTATTTTGAAAGAAATGATACATATGTTTTATCAAAAATGAAAATCACTTTAGATGAAAAAACTTATGTAGTAGAAGTAGCAACTGACTATAGAGTCCTAAATTCAACCTTTGAAAATCTTTTTTATATTTTAATCTTTATTGTTCCCATAATCTTAATATTTTCCATAATTGGAGGATACTTCCTAATCCATAAATCTTTTTTACCAATAGAAAATATTCTTGTTAGTCTTAAAGATATAAGTGCAAAAGATTTATCAAAAAGGCTTGAAATAAATAATAATAAAAAAGATGAAATTGATTTATTAAGACAAGAGATAAATAATCTTTTATCAAGATTAGATAATTCCTTTGAAAAAATTAGTCAATTTTCTTCAGATGCATCCCATGAATTAAAAACACCCCTAACAATTATAAGAGGTGAAATAGAAATAGCCTTAAGAAAAGATAGAGATAAAGATGATTACAAAAAAACATTGTCCACTTGTTTAGATGAAATATTATCAATTCAAGAGACTGTAAATGATTTACTTTTTTTAGCAAAAAATGAATTTTCAACTGAAAATATCGACACAGTAATATATTTAGATGAGATAGCTATTGATTCAAAAAAAGAGCTTGAGAATTTTGCTAAAACGAAAGATATTCAACTTATATTAGAAATTAATGAGCCACATGAGATAAAAGGAGAAGCCAAGCTTTTAAAAATTGCACTAAAAAATATAATTAAAAATGCTATCATTTTTAGTCATGATAAATCTAAAGTCTTAATCAAAAATTATATATTAAATGATAAAATAATAATCGAAGTTGAAGATTTTGGAATAGGAATAGATAAAAATAATTTAAAAATGATATTTGAGAAGTTTTATCGTGTAGATAAAAGTAGAAATAAACATAGTGGTGGAACTGGATTAGGATTATCTATTAGTGAAAAAATTATCTCTTTACATAATGGTAAAATTGAAGTAGAGAGTACTGAAAACAAAGGAACAAAATTTAAACTTCTCTTTCATAGATAA
- a CDS encoding HD-GYP domain-containing protein produces the protein MHIKNKVKYSFLLITILILMIFIANSIILYQINENEESKKNITKLILLQENMTSLTKDIIISQNEARLKQIETRFINYEKEFETLHYMLINDTQKDFIDYVLKDMHQEKSVLNQLNILATNEKQIETSFETLFQLQREKIKLNNEFIETYPLENRLRNKLEDFILEKKDFNLLKNFSDIKYYSKEVLFQKKSTQYLNKWLDKVDSLGVFLKNKDLESYKIVIKQLGENAINSKKLQLKQQSVQDKIYNSLKQNKNINEKIQNDIDLLSKEFLTTIRSFITFILFFTLAFIIYLSIKVNKNVALTVDEIEEKVQNGLKKIKKLNNEIEDTQKEVIFTMGAIGESRSKETGNHVKRVAEYSKLFALYYGLDKKEAEMLKMASPMHDIGKVAIPDAILNKPGRFDDNEREIMNTHAQLGYEMLKHSKRPLLKMAATISKEHHEKWDGSGYPNGLKEEEINIYGRITAIADVFDALGSDRCYKKAWDDERIFKLFKEEKGKHFDPKLVDIFFENLDEFLAIREKFKDTITTTSI, from the coding sequence ATGCATATTAAAAATAAAGTAAAGTATAGTTTTTTATTAATTACAATCCTTATATTAATGATTTTTATAGCAAACAGCATAATTTTATACCAAATAAATGAAAATGAAGAATCTAAAAAAAATATCACAAAACTAATTTTACTGCAAGAAAATATGACCTCATTGACAAAAGATATTATAATATCTCAAAATGAGGCTAGATTAAAACAAATCGAGACAAGATTTATTAATTATGAAAAAGAGTTTGAAACTTTACATTATATGCTAATCAATGATACACAAAAAGATTTTATTGATTATGTTTTAAAGGATATGCATCAAGAAAAAAGTGTTCTTAATCAGTTAAATATTTTAGCAACAAATGAAAAACAAATTGAAACATCCTTTGAAACCCTCTTTCAATTACAAAGAGAAAAAATAAAATTAAATAATGAATTTATAGAAACATACCCTTTAGAAAATCGTTTACGAAATAAACTAGAAGATTTTATATTAGAGAAAAAAGATTTTAATCTACTTAAAAACTTTTCTGATATCAAGTATTATAGTAAAGAGGTACTTTTTCAAAAAAAATCTACTCAATATCTAAATAAATGGCTTGATAAAGTAGATAGTTTAGGTGTTTTTCTAAAAAATAAAGATTTAGAATCTTACAAAATAGTAATTAAACAATTAGGTGAAAATGCTATTAATTCTAAAAAACTACAATTAAAACAACAATCAGTTCAAGATAAAATATATAATTCATTAAAACAAAACAAAAATATAAATGAAAAAATTCAAAATGATATTGACCTCTTATCAAAAGAATTTTTGACAACCATTAGGTCATTTATAACTTTTATTTTATTTTTTACCTTAGCTTTTATAATCTATTTATCTATCAAAGTTAATAAAAATGTCGCATTAACCGTTGATGAAATTGAAGAAAAAGTACAAAATGGATTAAAGAAAATAAAAAAACTTAACAATGAAATAGAAGATACACAAAAAGAAGTTATTTTCACAATGGGTGCAATAGGTGAAAGTAGATCAAAGGAAACAGGAAATCATGTTAAAAGAGTTGCTGAATACTCAAAACTTTTTGCCTTATATTATGGATTAGATAAAAAAGAAGCTGAGATGCTAAAAATGGCTAGCCCAATGCATGATATAGGAAAAGTTGCTATTCCCGATGCCATTTTAAATAAACCTGGAAGATTTGATGACAATGAAAGAGAGATAATGAACACCCATGCACAATTAGGTTATGAGATGTTAAAACACTCAAAAAGACCTCTTTTGAAAATGGCCGCAACAATCTCAAAAGAGCACCATGAAAAATGGGATGGTTCAGGTTATCCAAATGGTTTAAAAGAAGAAGAGATAAATATTTATGGACGAATAACTGCCATTGCAGATGTATTTGACGCTTTAGGAAGCGATAGATGCTATAAAAAAGCTTGGGATGATGAAAGGATTTTTAAACTATTCAAAGAAGAAAAAGGTAAACACTTTGACCCAAAACTTGTTGATATCTTCTTTGAAAATTTAGATGAATTTTTAGCAATAAGGGAAAAATTCAAAGACACTATTACAACTACATCTATTTAG